In the genome of Candidatus Margulisiibacteriota bacterium, the window GGAAAAAAGCTGCAGCTGCAGCTCGGTTTCTCCCACCCGGTCGAGTTCGAGCCGCCGGCCGGCGTCGAATTCGCCGTGCAGGGCAATACCCGGGTCATTATTAAAGGCGCCGACCGCCAGGTCGTCGGCCAGATCGCGGCCGAGATCAGGCAAACCCGCGAAGTTGAGCCGTACAAAGGCAAAGGGATCAAGTATCTGGGCGAGATAGTTCGGCGCAAGGCCGGTAAGGCCGCCAAGGCGGCCGGGACCGGAGGTGGGTCGTAACATGAAAAAACGGAAGATCATCGGGACCGCGGAACGGCCGCGTTTGTCGGTCAAGCGGAGCCTGAAAAACATCACCGCCCAGGTGATCGACGACCTGGACGGCCGGACAGTGGCCGCCGCGTCAACGGTCGAAAAAGGGGTCGTCAAGTACGGCGGCAACGTCGCCGCGGCCAAAGCGATCGGTAAGCTGATCGCCGAGCGCTCGATCGCCAAGGGTTTCAAAAAAGTGGTTTTCGACCGCGGCAAGTCCCTTTATCACGGCCGCGTTAAAGCGTTAGCTGATGCTGCCCGTGAAGGAGGGCTGGAATTCTAATGGCGAGACAATACGAAAGGGAACAATCGGAGTTCAAGGAAAAAGTGGTGCAGATCCGCCGGGTGACCAAAGTGGTCAAGGGCGGTAAGAAAATGGGTTTCCGGGCGGTGGTCGTGATCGGCGACATGAAGTCGCGGGTCGGCCTGGGGATCGGCAAGGCGGCCGAGGTTTCCGCGGCGATCCGCAAGGGGGTCGACTCGGCCAAGAAGAACATGATGGACGTCCCGCTGTACGCCGGGACCGTGCCGCATGACGTGATCGGGAAATTTTCCGCCAGCTCCGTCGTGCTCCGGCCGGCGCCGCGCGGCACCGGGGTTATCGCCGGCGGCTCGGTCCGCACCATTTTAGAGCTTTGCGGCTTCAAGAACATCGTCGCGAAAAAGATCGGTTCGGCCAACGCGATCAACGTGGCGCGGGCCACGCTGGACGCGCTCAGCTTGCTGAAGCGCTTCGAACAGGTCGCGGCCGAAAGAGGAAAGGAACCAAAGGTCCACTATGTTGAAGCTTAACACTTTAAAGCCGGCTTCGGGCTCCAAGCACCGGCGGAAACGGGTCGGCCGCGGCACCAGCTCCGGGCACGGCAAGACTTGCTGCCGCGGGCACAAGGGCCAGACCAGCCGGTCGGGCGGGACCAAGGGGCGCCGTTTCGAGGGGGGGCAGACGCCGCTTTACCGCCGCTTGCCCAAACGCGGTTTTAAGAACTATCCGTTCCGCCAGGAATACCAGATCTTCAACCTCGACCAGCTGGACCAGGTCAAGAGCGCGACCGGGCTGATCAAGGTCTTGGGCGTGGGCGAGGTCAAGAAAGCGGTCGAAGTTTCCGCCCACAAGTTCAGCGCGGCGGCCAAGAAAAAGATTGAAGCGGCCGGAGGCAAAGCGATAATCCTCAATGCTTAACATCGTCTCGGGCTTCCTGAATATCGCCGACCTCCGGAAAAAACTGCTTTTCTCGCTGGGCATGATCGTCCTTTTCCGGCTGGGAGCGCACATCCCGGTCGCCGGCATCGACACGCTGAAGCTGGAGCAACTGTTCGGCCAGGGGAATATCCTGAATTTCCTCGACCTGTTCACCGGCGGCGCGCTGATGCGGTTCTCGATCTTCGCCATGGGGATCGTCCCTTACATCAACGCCTCGATCATCCTCCAGCTTTTGCAAGTCGTAATCCCGCAGCTGGAAGAGCTGGCCAAGGAAGGGGAGGCCGGCCGCAAGAAGATCGCCAGTTATACCCGTTATCTGACGGTCGTGCTGGCCGCTTTTCAGGCTTTCGGCATGTCGTTCTGGCTGCGCGGCGTCATGGTCGAAGGGTATAGTTTCATTTTCTTCCTGGCGGGCACGGTCGTCGCCCTGACCGCCGGCTCCACGCTGGTCATGTGGTTCTCCGAGCTGATCACCGACAAGGGGATCGGCAACGGCGCTTCACTGCTGATCTTTGTCGGCATTGTCTCCCGGATCCCGGCTTACGTGGGCCAAACGGTCACCCTGGTCAAGGGGGGCGCCTCGCTGATCGGCGTGATCATCCTGCTCCTGTCGTTCCTGTTCATGCTGGTGGCGATCGTCATCGTGCAAGAGGGTCAGCGACGGATCAACGTGCAGTACGCGAAACGGATCGTCGGCCGCAAGATGTACGGCGGCCAATCGACCTATATCCCGCTCCGCATCAACCAGGGGGGCGTGATCCCGATCATCTTTGCTTCGTCCGTGCTCCTGTTCCCGGCGACCATTGCCCAGTTCATTCCCAATCCGCTGGTCCAGCGGGTGGTCGGCTGGCTGTCGCCGTCGGGCAGCCTGTACATGGTCTTTTATTTCGCCCTAATCTTTTTCTTTACGTACTTTTATACCGCCATTACGTTCAACCCGAACGAACTGGCGGAGAACATCAAGAAATACGGCGGTTTCGTGACCGGTATCCGGCCGGGCAAACCGACCGCCCAGTACCTGGAATACACGATCACCCGGCTGACCCTGGTCGGGGCGGTCTTTTTGGCGACGATCGCCGTGATCCCGACGATCGTTGAAGGCCTGACCCACATTACCTCGTTCCAGGGGTTAGGGTCGACCTCCCTGCTGATTGTTGTCGGCGTGGCGCTCGACCTGGTCCGCCAGATCGAGACCCACCTGGTCACCCGCCAGTACGAAGGATTGCTGGCGTGATCCTGATCTTCTTGGGCCCGCCCGGTTCCGGCAAGGGGACCCAGGCGAAAAAGCTGGCGGAGCGGAAAAAGCTGCCGCATATCTCGCTCGGCGATATCTTGCGGGAAGAGGTCAGGTTAGGTTCGGCGATCGGGCAAAAGTGCAAGGCGTTCATGGACGCGGGCAAGCTGGTGCCGGACGAAGTCACCATTGAGCTGACCCGGCAGCGGATCGCGCAGCCGGACTGCCAGAACGGCTTTATCATTGACGGTTTTCCCCGTTCAATGGCGCAGGCCGAGGCGCTGGCGGCGATGTTCGCCGCGCAAAAGCTCGACCTTGACCGGGTGATCTACTTCAAGGTCGCCGAAGAAGAAGTGGTCAAGCGGCTGCTGCTGCGCGCGCAGATCGAAGGCCGGGCGGACGATAACGCCGCCGCGATCCGCACGCGTTTCGAGGTCTATGAGAAAACGACCCGGCCGCTGATCGATTATTACCGGCGGCAGGGAAAGTTAAAAGAGATCGACGCGGCCCAACCGATCGATCTGGTCTTCCAGCAACTGCTGTAGTTCCTTGATGGGCAGCATAAAGATAAAAGCGGGCGACGAGATCGAAAAGATGAGGGTCGCCGGGCGGATCACCGCGGCCGTGCTGGCGGAACTGGCCGGAGCGGCGCAGGCCGGGATCAGCACCGCCGAGCTTGACGCTTTCGGCGAAAAGATGATCAGGGCCCGCGGCGCGGAACCGGTCTTTCTCGGTTACCGCGGTTACAAGCACGCGACCTGTATCTCGATCAACCACGAGGTGGTCCACGGGATACCGGGGGACCGGCGGCTGGCTGAAGGCGATCTGGTCAGCCTGGACGTCGGGGTCAAGAAGGACGGCTATTGCGGCGATTCCGCGCTGACCGTGCCGGTCGGCAAAGCCGGAGGGAAGGCGGAAAAATTGCTGCGCACGGCTAAGCAGGCGTTAGCCGCGGGCATCAAGCAGGCGCGGGCCGGAAAACGTTTAGGGGACATCGGCGCCGCCGTGCAGCAGACAGCGGAGAAACACGGGTTCTCGGTCGTGCGCGACCTGTACGGTCACGGGATCGGCCGCGAACTGCACGAAGATCCGCTGGTCCCGAATTTCGGCCGGCCGGGAGAAGGCCCGGAGCTTAGACCGGGGATGGTCCTGGCGATCGAACCGATGCTCAACGTGGGCGGTTGGCGGATCAGGACGCTGGGCGACGGTTGGACGGTGGTGACGGAGGACGGCTCGTTGTCCTGTCACTTTGAGCACACGGTTCTGATCACGGACGGCGAACCGGAAATATTAACATGGTCAAAGACAAAGACGTAATTGAACTGGAAGGGGAGATCACCGAGGCTCTCCCCAGCGCCCTGTTCCGCGTCAAGCTGGAGACCGGGCAGCTGATCCTGGCGCACGTTTCGGGCAAGATCCGGAAACATTTTATCCGGATCCTGCCGGGAGACAGAGTGAGAGTGGAGCTGTCGCCCTACGACCTGACGCGCGGCCGGATCACCTATCGGATGAAATAAGGAGTAAGGCAACAATGAAAGTAAGATCGTCGGTAAAAAAGATCTGCGATAAATGCAAGGTAGTGCGCCGGCGCGGCCGGGTCTACATCCTGTGCGAGAATCCAAAGCACAAACAAAGGCAGGGATAAATAAAAATGGTGCGATTAGTTGGCGTTGATCTGCCGCCGAACAAACGGATCGTGGTGGCAATGACCTATATTTACGGGATCGGGGACGCGCTCAGCCGGGAGATCCTCTCGAAAGCGAACATCAAACCGGACCACAAGGTCAAGGACCTGGGGGACGCGGAGATGCTGGCGATCCGCGACATTATCAAGGATTACCGGCTGGAAGGCGACCTGCGCAAGGACGTCCAGCTGCACATTAAACGCTTGATCGATATCGGCTCTTACCGCGGGACCCGCCACCGCAAAGGTTTGCCGGTGCGCGGCCAGCGGACCAGGACCAACGCCCGCACGCTGCGCGGCAAGCGCAAGACCGTCGGCCTCGGCAAGAAGAAAGAAGAAGACAAGGAGAAGAAGGAGTAAAGCATGGCAGAAGAACAGCCTAAAAAAGTAGTAAAGAAGAGAGAAAAACGGAAGGTCCCGTCGACCGGGGTAGCGCACATCCAGGCGACCTTCAACAACACCATCATTTCGATCACCGACCCGACCGGCGCGCTGGTTTCCTGGTCGTCGGCCGGCAACTGCGGCTTCAAGGGGACGAAGAAAGGGACGCCGTTCGCGGCTTCCTCGGCGGCGGAAAAAGCGGCCGCCAAGGCGCTGGAAATGGGCGTGCGCGAGATCAGCGTCCTGGTCAAGGGGCCGGGCTCCGGCCGGGAGACGGCGATCCGCGCTTTGCAGGCGGCCGGCCTGGAGATCAGCTCGATCAAGGACGTGACGCCGATCCCGCATAACGGCTGCCGCCCGCCGAAGCGGAGGCGCGTCTAATGGGCAGACATACGGACGCCAGCTGCAAACTTTGCCGCCGGGAAGGGGCGAAGCTTTTCCTCAAGGGCGAAAAGTGCTACACCGAAAAATGCCCGTACGCCCGGCGCTCTTACGCTCCGGGACAGCACGGCAAACTGCCGATCCGCGCCTCCGAGTACCAGATCCGGCTGCGGGAAAAACAGAAAGCCCGGCGGATCTACGGCCTGGGCGAACGGCAATTTGCCAACTATTTTGACCGGGCGGCTAAGCGCAAAGGGGCGACCGGCGAACAGCTCCTCCAGTATTTGGAGCGGCGGCTGGACAACGTCATCTACCGGCTCGGTTTTGCCACTTCGCGGCAGGCGGCCCGGCAGCTGGTCCGTAACGGCGGCGTGCTGGTCAACGGCCGCAAGACCAACATCCCGTCCTGCGAAGTGAAGGTTGGCGACCAGCTGGTGATCGCGCCGCGCATGGTCAAGCTGGCGAAGGATTCGCTGGAAAAGTTCCCGGACCGGGTCCTGCCCGCCTGGATCGCCCTGTCGGGCGAAGTGGAAGGGAAGGTCCTGAACCTGCCTAAGCGCGACGACATCGACACGTCGATCGCCGAGAACTTGATCGTTGAGTACTATTCACGTTAAGGAGGTAATTTTAAATGGTTAGTATCGGTGAAAATCCCTGGGTGAGAGTGGCGGAGGCGGACGACAAGTTCGGGCAGTTCGTGGTGGAGCCGCTGCAGCGCGGCTACGGCGCGACGCTCGGTAATCCGCTGCGCCGGATCCTGCTCTCTTCGCTGCCCGGCGCGGCCTGCACCGCGGTCAAGATCGAAGGGGTGGCCCACGAATTCACGACCATCACCGGCGTAGAACAAGACGTGCTCCACATCATGCTGAACATCAAGGAGATCGTTTTCCGCTCCCACTCCGACCAGCCGAAAACGGTCACGCTCAAGGCCAAGGGGAAAGGGGAGGTCAAGGCCGGCGACATCGAGCATGACGCCGAGATCGAGATCGTCAACCCCGACCAGAAGATCGCCACGCTCGACACCAACGGCAAACTGCACATCGAGTTCATCGTGGAGCGCGGCCGCGGCTACGTGACCGCGGAGCGCAACAAGAAGCCGGGCCTGGCGGTCGGTTTTATCCCGACCGACTCGATCTTTTCGCCGGTCTCGAAAGTGAACATCGCGACCGAAGAGGTCCGCGTCGGCCAGGAGATCAATTACGACCGGCTGGTCTTGTCGGTCTGGACGAACGGCGCGATCCGCCCGGACGAAGCGGTCAAGGAGAGCGCCCGGATCCTGGCGCGGCACGTGGACCTGTTCGTCCACCTGGGCGAAAAGGGCGAGACGGCGCTCGAGCTGGAACGCAAGGACGAAGCCCCGACGGCGGCCCTGGAGATGAACATCGAGGACCTGGAGTTCTCGTC includes:
- the rpsK gene encoding 30S ribosomal protein S11 codes for the protein MAEEQPKKVVKKREKRKVPSTGVAHIQATFNNTIISITDPTGALVSWSSAGNCGFKGTKKGTPFAASSAAEKAAAKALEMGVREISVLVKGPGSGRETAIRALQAAGLEISSIKDVTPIPHNGCRPPKRRRV
- the rpsM gene encoding 30S ribosomal protein S13, producing the protein MVRLVGVDLPPNKRIVVAMTYIYGIGDALSREILSKANIKPDHKVKDLGDAEMLAIRDIIKDYRLEGDLRKDVQLHIKRLIDIGSYRGTRHRKGLPVRGQRTRTNARTLRGKRKTVGLGKKKEEDKEKKE
- a CDS encoding DNA-directed RNA polymerase subunit alpha, with the protein product MVSIGENPWVRVAEADDKFGQFVVEPLQRGYGATLGNPLRRILLSSLPGAACTAVKIEGVAHEFTTITGVEQDVLHIMLNIKEIVFRSHSDQPKTVTLKAKGKGEVKAGDIEHDAEIEIVNPDQKIATLDTNGKLHIEFIVERGRGYVTAERNKKPGLAVGFIPTDSIFSPVSKVNIATEEVRVGQEINYDRLVLSVWTNGAIRPDEAVKESARILARHVDLFVHLGEKGETALELERKDEAPTAALEMNIEDLEFSSRSLNCLKKAGVKKVGELVQYSEEELMKFKNFGSKSLTEVRSKLSEYKLKLKGE
- the infA gene encoding translation initiation factor IF-1; the encoded protein is MVKDKDVIELEGEITEALPSALFRVKLETGQLILAHVSGKIRKHFIRILPGDRVRVELSPYDLTRGRITYRMK
- the rpmJ gene encoding 50S ribosomal protein L36 yields the protein MKVRSSVKKICDKCKVVRRRGRVYILCENPKHKQRQG
- a CDS encoding adenylate kinase; this translates as MILIFLGPPGSGKGTQAKKLAERKKLPHISLGDILREEVRLGSAIGQKCKAFMDAGKLVPDEVTIELTRQRIAQPDCQNGFIIDGFPRSMAQAEALAAMFAAQKLDLDRVIYFKVAEEEVVKRLLLRAQIEGRADDNAAAIRTRFEVYEKTTRPLIDYYRRQGKLKEIDAAQPIDLVFQQLL
- the rpsD gene encoding 30S ribosomal protein S4, with the protein product MGRHTDASCKLCRREGAKLFLKGEKCYTEKCPYARRSYAPGQHGKLPIRASEYQIRLREKQKARRIYGLGERQFANYFDRAAKRKGATGEQLLQYLERRLDNVIYRLGFATSRQAARQLVRNGGVLVNGRKTNIPSCEVKVGDQLVIAPRMVKLAKDSLEKFPDRVLPAWIALSGEVEGKVLNLPKRDDIDTSIAENLIVEYYSR
- the rpsE gene encoding 30S ribosomal protein S5 — encoded protein: MARQYEREQSEFKEKVVQIRRVTKVVKGGKKMGFRAVVVIGDMKSRVGLGIGKAAEVSAAIRKGVDSAKKNMMDVPLYAGTVPHDVIGKFSASSVVLRPAPRGTGVIAGGSVRTILELCGFKNIVAKKIGSANAINVARATLDALSLLKRFEQVAAERGKEPKVHYVEA
- the rplO gene encoding 50S ribosomal protein L15, with translation MKLNTLKPASGSKHRRKRVGRGTSSGHGKTCCRGHKGQTSRSGGTKGRRFEGGQTPLYRRLPKRGFKNYPFRQEYQIFNLDQLDQVKSATGLIKVLGVGEVKKAVEVSAHKFSAAAKKKIEAAGGKAIILNA
- the map gene encoding type I methionyl aminopeptidase, whose amino-acid sequence is MGSIKIKAGDEIEKMRVAGRITAAVLAELAGAAQAGISTAELDAFGEKMIRARGAEPVFLGYRGYKHATCISINHEVVHGIPGDRRLAEGDLVSLDVGVKKDGYCGDSALTVPVGKAGGKAEKLLRTAKQALAAGIKQARAGKRLGDIGAAVQQTAEKHGFSVVRDLYGHGIGRELHEDPLVPNFGRPGEGPELRPGMVLAIEPMLNVGGWRIRTLGDGWTVVTEDGSLSCHFEHTVLITDGEPEILTWSKTKT
- the rplR gene encoding 50S ribosomal protein L18, with amino-acid sequence MKKRKIIGTAERPRLSVKRSLKNITAQVIDDLDGRTVAAASTVEKGVVKYGGNVAAAKAIGKLIAERSIAKGFKKVVFDRGKSLYHGRVKALADAAREGGLEF
- the secY gene encoding preprotein translocase subunit SecY; protein product: MLNIVSGFLNIADLRKKLLFSLGMIVLFRLGAHIPVAGIDTLKLEQLFGQGNILNFLDLFTGGALMRFSIFAMGIVPYINASIILQLLQVVIPQLEELAKEGEAGRKKIASYTRYLTVVLAAFQAFGMSFWLRGVMVEGYSFIFFLAGTVVALTAGSTLVMWFSELITDKGIGNGASLLIFVGIVSRIPAYVGQTVTLVKGGASLIGVIILLLSFLFMLVAIVIVQEGQRRINVQYAKRIVGRKMYGGQSTYIPLRINQGGVIPIIFASSVLLFPATIAQFIPNPLVQRVVGWLSPSGSLYMVFYFALIFFFTYFYTAITFNPNELAENIKKYGGFVTGIRPGKPTAQYLEYTITRLTLVGAVFLATIAVIPTIVEGLTHITSFQGLGSTSLLIVVGVALDLVRQIETHLVTRQYEGLLA